The Aminiphilus circumscriptus DSM 16581 genome contains a region encoding:
- the buk gene encoding butyrate kinase gives MTVSKDGSFTIFVINPGSTSTKFALFRDGQELFSHTQRYNVELLREFVSMADQETFRRTEILKVLDAEKISLADVDAVVGRGGLLRPIEGGTYVVNAPMLEDLISCRYGTHASNLGAPLALSLAQEAGGKPAFIVDPVVVDELLPQARLSGFPGIERRSIFHALNQKAVARRFAAETGKRYEELNLVVAHMGGGISVGAHLHGRVVDVNNALDGEGPFSPERAGSLPAGELVKFCFSGAVDLETMLRKLVGGGGMVAHLGTNDLREAYRRVDEGDASAALILDAMTYQVAREIGSRAVTLRGVVDAILLTGGLAYAEDFVERIRRRVQWIAPVKVYEGEDELRALAEGALRVLQGLETAKTYGG, from the coding sequence ATGACTGTGTCGAAGGACGGTTCCTTCACGATTTTCGTGATCAACCCCGGCTCCACCAGTACCAAGTTTGCCCTGTTCCGGGACGGCCAGGAACTTTTCTCCCACACCCAACGGTATAACGTGGAGCTGTTGCGGGAATTCGTCTCCATGGCGGACCAGGAGACGTTTCGGAGGACGGAAATCCTCAAGGTTCTCGACGCGGAGAAAATCAGCCTTGCCGACGTGGATGCCGTGGTGGGACGGGGAGGACTGCTTCGTCCCATCGAGGGAGGCACCTATGTGGTGAACGCTCCCATGCTGGAGGATCTCATTTCGTGCCGTTACGGAACACACGCGAGCAATCTCGGGGCGCCTCTGGCGCTTTCCCTGGCGCAGGAGGCCGGGGGTAAGCCCGCCTTCATTGTAGACCCGGTCGTGGTGGATGAGCTACTTCCCCAGGCACGACTCTCGGGTTTCCCCGGCATCGAAAGACGCTCCATCTTTCACGCGCTGAACCAGAAGGCCGTGGCTCGTCGTTTCGCCGCGGAGACAGGGAAACGCTACGAGGAACTCAACCTCGTGGTGGCCCACATGGGGGGCGGCATCTCCGTGGGTGCCCACCTTCACGGAAGGGTGGTGGATGTCAACAACGCTCTTGACGGAGAGGGCCCCTTCTCGCCGGAGCGGGCGGGGTCTCTCCCCGCGGGAGAACTGGTCAAGTTCTGTTTCAGTGGGGCCGTGGACCTGGAGACCATGCTGCGGAAACTTGTGGGCGGCGGTGGCATGGTTGCCCATCTGGGTACTAATGACCTTCGCGAGGCCTATCGTCGCGTTGACGAAGGCGACGCTTCGGCGGCGCTGATCTTGGATGCCATGACCTACCAGGTGGCCAGGGAGATCGGGTCCAGGGCGGTGACGCTTCGAGGAGTGGTGGACGCGATTCTCCTCACGGGGGGACTTGCCTACGCCGAGGATTTCGTGGAGCGCATTCGCAGGCGGGTACAGTGGATCGCCCCCGTGAAGGTCTACGAGGGCGAGGATGAACTGCGCGCCCTTGCGGAAGGCGCCTTGCGCGTGCTCCAGGGGTTGGAGACCGCGAAAACCTACGGAGGATGA
- the ptb gene encoding phosphate butyryltransferase — protein sequence MKQIRSLTELMEYAREIGPRKISVALAEDAEVMEAVEDARKNGIATAILVGNAVKIADVAAKLGIDLANYEVVDERGNENAVALKAVELVSSGSADILMKGMIKTANFLRGVLNKEKGLRSGALISHVYIHQVEGYDRVFFICDPAFNMYPDLQAKVNILNNTVELAHAFGIANPKVAVLGAVEVVNPDMPCTLDAAALAQMSRRGQIKGCVVDGPFALDNAISVEAAKHKGIESEVAGNADILLVPDIEAGNMMAKAIVYFARNKTAGLVLGAKAPVVLTSRTDTAETKLLSIASAVALAAHQGR from the coding sequence ATGAAGCAGATTCGGTCGTTGACGGAACTGATGGAGTACGCCCGGGAGATCGGGCCCCGCAAGATCAGCGTCGCCCTGGCGGAGGACGCGGAGGTCATGGAAGCCGTCGAGGATGCCCGCAAGAACGGCATCGCCACCGCGATCCTCGTGGGCAACGCGGTGAAGATCGCCGATGTGGCGGCGAAGCTGGGCATCGATCTCGCGAACTATGAGGTCGTGGACGAACGGGGCAACGAGAACGCCGTGGCCCTCAAGGCCGTGGAACTCGTGTCGTCGGGGAGCGCGGACATTCTCATGAAGGGGATGATCAAGACCGCCAACTTCCTTCGGGGCGTTCTCAACAAGGAGAAGGGACTCCGCTCGGGAGCGCTCATTTCCCATGTCTACATCCATCAGGTGGAAGGATACGACCGGGTCTTCTTCATCTGCGATCCCGCGTTCAACATGTATCCGGACCTTCAGGCGAAGGTGAACATCCTGAACAATACGGTGGAACTCGCCCATGCCTTCGGCATCGCGAATCCCAAAGTCGCCGTTTTGGGTGCCGTGGAGGTGGTGAATCCGGACATGCCCTGCACGCTCGACGCGGCAGCCCTTGCTCAGATGAGTCGCCGCGGGCAGATCAAGGGATGCGTCGTGGACGGTCCTTTCGCCCTGGACAACGCCATCAGCGTGGAAGCGGCGAAGCACAAGGGAATCGAGTCCGAAGTGGCGGGGAACGCGGACATTCTTCTTGTGCCGGACATCGAGGCGGGAAACATGATGGCCAAGGCCATCGTCTACTTCGCGAGAAACAAGACTGCCGGTCTCGTGTTGGGTGCCAAGGCGCCGGTGGTTCTCACGAGCCGCACGGATACGGCGGAGACGAAGCTTCTCTCCATTGCCTCCGCTGTGGCTCTCGCTGCCCACCAGGGGCGCTGA
- a CDS encoding bifunctional enoyl-CoA hydratase/phosphate acetyltransferase, which yields MTHDGEFSSCRNLDFLLDRCRDGKRMRIAAVCAQDEDVLVALNEARRQGIVEGVLVGDRAKIERVAETVGVDAGAFEIVHEPGEADAAERAVRMVAEGRADTLMKGMVKTATLLKAVLNKEWGLRSGALLSHLFLFYIPKMGRFYGLTDGGINTYPDLQAKVGILENAVNCYHALGCVCPRVAALSAVEVVNPDMPCTLDAAALTQMQRRGQIKGCLVDGPLALDNAVSEEAARHKGIDSDVAGKADILLVPDIEAGNLLGKTMLYLTGGEGAGVILGAKVPVVLTSRIDSARTKLLSIALGAVLSRK from the coding sequence ATGACGCATGATGGAGAGTTCTCTTCTTGTCGGAATCTTGATTTCCTGCTCGACCGTTGTCGCGATGGCAAACGTATGCGCATCGCCGCCGTCTGCGCCCAGGATGAGGATGTGCTCGTCGCACTGAATGAGGCACGGCGACAGGGTATTGTCGAGGGCGTTCTCGTGGGTGACCGGGCGAAGATCGAGAGAGTCGCGGAAACAGTGGGCGTCGATGCCGGAGCGTTCGAAATCGTGCACGAGCCCGGTGAAGCCGATGCGGCGGAGCGGGCGGTTCGGATGGTTGCCGAAGGACGGGCGGACACTCTCATGAAGGGCATGGTCAAGACGGCGACGCTTCTCAAAGCGGTGCTCAACAAGGAGTGGGGGTTACGCTCCGGAGCGCTGCTGAGTCATCTGTTCCTCTTCTACATTCCGAAGATGGGGCGTTTCTACGGACTGACCGACGGAGGGATCAACACCTATCCGGATCTCCAGGCCAAGGTTGGAATTCTTGAAAATGCGGTGAACTGTTACCACGCGCTCGGATGTGTCTGTCCTCGGGTGGCGGCGCTCTCCGCCGTGGAAGTGGTGAATCCGGACATGCCCTGCACGCTCGATGCGGCGGCGCTCACCCAGATGCAACGGCGAGGACAGATCAAGGGGTGTCTGGTTGACGGCCCCCTGGCGCTGGACAACGCGGTGAGCGAGGAAGCCGCTCGACACAAGGGCATCGATTCGGACGTCGCCGGAAAGGCGGACATCCTTCTCGTTCCCGACATCGAGGCGGGGAATCTCTTGGGAAAGACCATGCTCTACCTCACCGGAGGCGAGGGAGCGGGTGTGATTCTCGGGGCGAAAGTTCCGGTGGTGCTCACCAGCCGAATCGATTCGGCCCGGACGAAGCTCCTTTCCATCGCTCTCGGTGCCGTTCTTTCCAGAAAATAA
- the buk gene encoding butyrate kinase produces the protein MEVQVLAINPGSTSTKIAWYRGDEEAWRVTLSHCVEEIAAFPCVVEQFPFRLRVIEQAVVEEGGDLDALQAVVGRGGIVDPIPGGTYAVDELLLSHLRRGKPWEHASNLGGILAAAIAFPRKIPAYIVDPVAVDELDAVARITGLPELPKHSLGHALNIKATVRRAAKDLGRDWRKMNVVVAHLGGGISICTHKAGRMVDLNNANEFGPFSPERSGGVPAGDLVRLCFSGNHTMQDLRKKIAGAGGVVGYLGTSDLREVRRRIAEGDGKARLVYETMAYQVAKDIGAYAVPLEGEVEAILLTGGVAHDGEFVRLVTEQVQWIAPVLVYPGEDEMRALVEGALRVLRGEEPCLRYGEMVAAS, from the coding sequence GTGGAAGTGCAGGTACTTGCCATCAATCCGGGATCGACAAGCACCAAGATCGCCTGGTATCGGGGCGATGAAGAGGCGTGGAGAGTGACCCTGTCCCACTGCGTGGAAGAGATCGCTGCCTTTCCGTGTGTTGTTGAACAGTTTCCCTTCCGTCTCCGAGTGATCGAGCAGGCGGTGGTAGAGGAGGGGGGGGATTTGGATGCGCTTCAGGCCGTGGTGGGACGGGGAGGCATCGTGGACCCCATCCCGGGGGGAACCTATGCGGTGGACGAACTGCTTCTGAGCCATCTGCGCCGGGGAAAGCCCTGGGAGCACGCTTCGAACCTGGGGGGAATCCTCGCGGCGGCCATCGCCTTTCCGCGCAAGATCCCCGCCTACATTGTCGATCCGGTCGCCGTGGACGAGCTTGATGCCGTGGCACGGATCACGGGACTGCCGGAGCTGCCGAAGCACTCGCTGGGACACGCGTTGAACATCAAGGCCACGGTACGCCGCGCCGCGAAAGATCTCGGTCGGGACTGGCGGAAAATGAACGTCGTCGTGGCCCATCTCGGCGGGGGCATCTCCATCTGCACCCACAAGGCGGGACGGATGGTGGACCTCAACAATGCCAACGAATTCGGCCCTTTTTCGCCGGAGCGCTCCGGAGGCGTTCCGGCGGGGGATCTCGTCCGCCTTTGTTTCAGCGGTAACCATACCATGCAGGATCTTCGCAAGAAGATCGCCGGAGCGGGCGGTGTGGTGGGATATCTGGGAACGAGCGATCTCAGAGAAGTGAGGCGCCGGATCGCCGAGGGAGACGGGAAGGCCCGTCTCGTCTACGAAACCATGGCCTACCAAGTGGCGAAGGATATCGGCGCCTATGCGGTCCCCCTGGAGGGCGAAGTCGAGGCGATTCTGCTCACGGGAGGTGTGGCCCACGACGGCGAGTTCGTCCGTCTCGTCACGGAACAGGTGCAGTGGATTGCTCCCGTCCTCGTCTACCCCGGCGAGGACGAGATGCGTGCCCTTGTGGAGGGGGCATTGCGCGTTCTGCGCGGCGAGGAGCCGTGTCTGCGTTACGGCGAAATGGTCGCCGCTTCCTGA
- the ilvE gene encoding branched-chain-amino-acid transaminase produces the protein MSVIYLNGQYVPAEEAKVSVFDHCFLYGDGVFEGIRAYNGRVFRLEEHIDRLYDSAKAIWLPISLSKEEMMEIVAETCRRNNLRDAYIRLVVGRGVGDLGLDPRKCHGNTSVVCIAASISLYPEEFYEKGLKVITAATRRNYGEVLAPQVKSCNYLPNIMAKIEAVNAGVLEAICMSREGYVAECTGDNIFLVKNGVVKTPHSAVGILLGVTRNAVIDVARNAGYVVEETFLNRWDIYTADEIFLTGTAAEVIPVVEVDLRSVGDGKPGPVTKRIRDVFSKLVRSEGYEIYRDARPHEKRGPVKDFVGCHEENEA, from the coding sequence ATGTCGGTGATCTATCTCAATGGGCAGTACGTCCCCGCAGAGGAAGCGAAGGTCTCGGTCTTCGATCATTGTTTTCTCTACGGCGATGGCGTGTTCGAGGGTATTCGTGCCTACAACGGTCGAGTTTTCCGACTGGAGGAGCACATCGATCGTCTTTATGATTCCGCGAAGGCCATCTGGCTTCCCATTTCGCTCTCGAAGGAAGAAATGATGGAGATCGTGGCGGAAACCTGTCGGAGGAACAACCTGCGTGATGCCTACATCCGGCTTGTGGTGGGCCGGGGCGTGGGCGATCTCGGGCTGGATCCCAGAAAGTGTCACGGCAATACCTCGGTGGTCTGCATCGCCGCCTCCATCTCCCTCTATCCGGAGGAGTTCTACGAGAAGGGGCTCAAGGTCATCACCGCCGCCACGCGGCGCAATTACGGGGAGGTTCTCGCACCCCAGGTGAAAAGCTGCAACTACCTGCCGAACATCATGGCCAAGATCGAGGCGGTCAATGCGGGTGTCCTCGAGGCCATCTGCATGAGCCGCGAAGGGTACGTCGCGGAGTGCACGGGGGACAACATCTTTCTCGTCAAGAACGGCGTGGTGAAGACTCCCCATTCCGCAGTGGGCATTCTGCTCGGGGTCACCCGGAACGCCGTGATTGACGTGGCCCGGAACGCGGGGTATGTTGTGGAGGAGACGTTCCTGAACCGTTGGGACATCTACACGGCGGACGAAATTTTCCTCACGGGAACCGCAGCGGAGGTCATCCCCGTGGTGGAGGTGGACCTGCGGAGTGTCGGGGACGGAAAACCAGGACCTGTGACGAAAAGGATCCGGGATGTTTTCTCCAAGCTCGTCCGGAGCGAGGGATACGAGATCTACCGGGATGCGCGCCCTCACGAAAAACGAGGGCCCGTCAAGGATTTCGTGGGGTGCCACGAGGAGAACGAGGCGTAA
- the pgsW gene encoding poly-gamma-glutamate system protein, producing MEEFFRKLLFGDGASSFSMRGVLGLVLLAALLVLCTLGDGTGGGVRLSREEERLWDRVRAAQEVLVTEREARGIASPKEVDPWGTGLIGLEWSVVTTTLGDLEAKRTSCDPRWAVRVLRWFKEAGLAQGDRVAILSSASFPGFLLAALAAAEEMGLSVLLAPSLAASTWGANVPELLLPDLLTLLRRHGFLRTAPAFCTLGGDGETGGGLAAEGVALLREAARRNGVPLLAEECLEMMVAEKTRRVLAFDPKLVVQIGGSHANLGTDPDVTLLPGGLHFPEASSRRMPVSFYGNGVLGKLAGTGLPVIHFLNVRDLARRSGIPFDKAPERKGPATRGRLGAAVGLVAFALGLTLFSRWELE from the coding sequence ATGGAAGAGTTCTTTCGAAAACTTCTCTTCGGCGATGGTGCATCGTCCTTTTCCATGCGCGGCGTGCTTGGGCTCGTTCTGCTCGCCGCACTTCTCGTGTTGTGCACCCTGGGGGACGGGACGGGAGGCGGGGTTCGTCTTTCTCGGGAAGAAGAGCGTTTGTGGGACAGGGTTCGTGCCGCGCAGGAGGTGCTCGTTACCGAGCGGGAGGCCCGAGGGATCGCTTCCCCGAAAGAGGTCGATCCCTGGGGAACGGGACTGATCGGTCTGGAGTGGAGTGTCGTCACGACCACCCTGGGGGACCTGGAGGCGAAACGGACATCCTGCGATCCGCGCTGGGCGGTTCGGGTGCTCCGGTGGTTCAAGGAGGCCGGACTTGCCCAGGGCGACCGAGTGGCGATTCTTTCCTCCGCCTCCTTTCCCGGATTTCTCCTCGCCGCACTCGCCGCAGCGGAGGAGATGGGCCTTTCCGTGCTGCTCGCACCTTCCCTGGCGGCCTCCACCTGGGGAGCGAATGTGCCGGAGCTGCTTCTGCCGGATCTGCTGACGCTTCTGCGGCGCCATGGTTTTCTGCGGACTGCTCCGGCGTTCTGTACGTTGGGAGGGGACGGAGAAACCGGAGGCGGCCTCGCTGCCGAGGGTGTTGCCCTGCTCCGCGAGGCCGCCCGGAGAAACGGCGTTCCGCTGCTTGCGGAGGAGTGCCTGGAGATGATGGTGGCGGAAAAGACACGCCGGGTGCTTGCCTTCGATCCGAAACTCGTGGTGCAGATCGGCGGGAGCCACGCCAATCTGGGGACCGATCCCGATGTGACACTTCTTCCCGGGGGGCTCCATTTTCCGGAGGCTTCTTCCCGTCGGATGCCTGTTTCCTTCTATGGTAACGGTGTTCTCGGGAAATTGGCCGGGACTGGGCTTCCCGTGATCCATTTCCTGAACGTGCGCGATCTCGCCCGGAGAAGCGGCATCCCCTTCGACAAAGCGCCGGAACGAAAAGGACCGGCGACTCGGGGGCGACTCGGAGCCGCCGTGGGGCTCGTCGCTTTTGCGTTGGGGTTGACGCTCTTCTCTCGGTGGGAGCTGGAATGA
- a CDS encoding poly-gamma-glutamate biosynthesis protein PgsC/CapC — protein MPTGPFEDLLRLILGVAAGALFSARTGFATGGIITPGFLAVVGFRSFVAPLVFGLGMLLALVLEAVTRCFGLYGRRRMTVAMLLSLSVFLFWSAFFPLSVPWSGWLVPGLLAGDAQRQGVLPTYAGALTAGAAAILVRELLPF, from the coding sequence GTGCCGACCGGCCCCTTTGAGGATTTGCTGCGTCTGATTCTGGGTGTCGCCGCCGGAGCGCTTTTCTCCGCCCGGACGGGTTTTGCAACGGGAGGCATCATCACGCCGGGTTTTTTAGCGGTGGTGGGGTTCCGTTCCTTCGTCGCTCCTCTCGTCTTCGGCCTCGGCATGCTGCTGGCCCTTGTTCTGGAGGCTGTAACGCGCTGCTTCGGTCTCTACGGAAGAAGGCGCATGACCGTGGCGATGCTCCTTTCTCTGAGTGTCTTTCTTTTCTGGAGCGCGTTCTTTCCTCTCTCGGTTCCCTGGAGCGGATGGCTGGTTCCCGGTCTTCTCGCGGGGGATGCGCAACGCCAGGGTGTGCTTCCAACCTATGCGGGGGCCCTGACGGCGGGAGCCGCGGCGATCCTGGTTCGGGAACTGCTTCCCTTTTAG
- a CDS encoding helix-turn-helix transcriptional regulator: protein MNPQMCHPLLLPFIPVVRVLGKTLGPDWEIVLHDVSNGGHRVVAMENASLTERSPDSPLTEFGAFLLRSEECEDLDYIANYASTGPDGRALRSSVVLVRDGERHLVGLLCLNQDMTRAQLLREWAETLTKVDPLPFAAPPERFVSGSDTHFEELLREVRPLFGKPLRFLSRKERELLLERLRERGFFSFKGAMEVLCRETGKSRFTLYAHLREVRRRADRPL, encoded by the coding sequence ATGAACCCACAAATGTGTCATCCCTTGTTGCTTCCCTTCATTCCTGTCGTGCGGGTCCTCGGAAAAACTCTGGGGCCGGACTGGGAGATCGTGCTCCACGATGTGTCCAACGGAGGGCACCGGGTGGTGGCCATGGAGAACGCGTCACTCACGGAGCGTTCTCCCGATTCTCCCCTCACGGAATTCGGCGCGTTTCTTCTCCGCTCGGAAGAGTGCGAGGATCTCGACTACATCGCCAACTACGCCTCCACCGGGCCGGACGGTCGGGCTCTGCGCTCCAGCGTTGTCCTCGTCCGGGACGGAGAGAGGCACCTCGTGGGCTTGCTCTGCCTCAATCAGGACATGACCAGGGCACAACTGCTCCGGGAGTGGGCGGAAACGCTCACGAAAGTGGATCCGCTTCCGTTTGCCGCGCCGCCGGAACGTTTTGTCTCGGGAAGCGACACGCATTTCGAGGAACTTCTTCGGGAGGTGCGTCCTCTCTTCGGGAAACCACTCCGCTTCCTCTCCAGAAAGGAGCGGGAGCTTCTTCTGGAGCGCCTTCGCGAGCGGGGGTTCTTCTCGTTCAAGGGGGCGATGGAGGTGCTCTGCCGCGAGACGGGGAAAAGCCGTTTCACTCTCTATGCCCATCTTCGGGAGGTGCGGCGCCGTGCCGACCGGCCCCTTTGA
- a CDS encoding ornithine cyclodeaminase, whose protein sequence is MLLLDRKAIRSVFTMRDAIEADKKAFVLHSERRTQVPLRSVLDVGKGKGQCLFMPAYAEEVERAGIKIVSVFPGNAQKGKPVVPATMILLDGETGEVDAILDGTVLTQMRTAAISGAATELLARPDASTAALFGTGGQAEAQLEALLTVRALKNVFVFDVVRERTEAFVERMAPLAARFGATLCAAASSDEAVEEAQVITAVTTSLTPVFDGNRVAPGTHVNGVGSYRPDMQELDVRLLERADRIFVDSLDAVLAEAGDFLIPQAQGRFTPERIAGELGDLLLGRVPGRTSPEEITVMKTVGFAALDVVSAAAIVKKAREAKVGHTLEL, encoded by the coding sequence ATGCTGTTGCTCGACAGGAAAGCCATACGCTCGGTGTTCACCATGCGCGATGCCATCGAGGCGGACAAGAAAGCCTTTGTTCTCCATTCGGAGCGGAGAACCCAGGTGCCGTTGCGGAGCGTTCTCGATGTGGGGAAGGGAAAGGGGCAGTGTCTTTTCATGCCCGCCTACGCAGAGGAAGTGGAACGGGCGGGGATCAAGATCGTCTCCGTGTTCCCCGGTAACGCACAGAAGGGAAAACCCGTGGTTCCGGCGACGATGATTCTGCTGGACGGAGAGACGGGTGAAGTGGACGCGATCCTGGACGGAACGGTTCTCACTCAGATGCGCACCGCCGCTATCTCCGGTGCTGCGACGGAACTGCTGGCCCGTCCCGACGCCTCCACGGCGGCGCTCTTCGGCACAGGGGGGCAGGCGGAGGCTCAGCTTGAGGCGCTGCTCACGGTGCGCGCCCTGAAAAACGTGTTCGTCTTCGACGTGGTCCGGGAGCGCACGGAAGCGTTCGTGGAGCGCATGGCACCCCTGGCGGCGCGTTTCGGCGCGACGCTTTGCGCCGCAGCCTCTTCCGACGAGGCTGTCGAGGAGGCGCAGGTCATCACGGCGGTGACCACCTCGCTGACTCCCGTCTTTGACGGGAACCGCGTCGCGCCGGGAACCCACGTGAACGGTGTGGGCTCCTACCGTCCGGACATGCAGGAACTCGATGTCCGTTTGCTGGAGCGGGCTGACCGGATCTTCGTGGACAGCCTGGACGCGGTGCTTGCTGAGGCAGGGGATTTCCTGATTCCCCAGGCACAGGGGCGTTTCACGCCGGAGCGCATTGCGGGAGAACTGGGAGATCTCCTGCTGGGACGTGTTCCGGGACGAACGTCTCCCGAGGAGATCACGGTCATGAAGACCGTCGGCTTCGCCGCCCTGGATGTGGTGTCCGCCGCCGCCATCGTGAAGAAGGCCCGGGAGGCAAAGGTGGGGCACACGCTGGAACTGTGA